ggtACAACataaactattattattttgtaagaaacggtaaaaagaaaaagaaactcatTTGGACTGCTTCTATATTTCAACTTTCTATTTGATTTCTTCAAAACTGGAAGTAATTAGGCATACTAGAAAACCCATAAATCATAGAATAACTATTTGATACAAATATGCTCACAAATAGATTAAATCTTTAACTagtaattggaaaaaaaaaatcaatgggaCACATAACAACATTTTAATCCTgcttgtgtttaaaaattttatactgCTTGTATAgacaataataatctataaatcatataaaattagggttaatatttgatatattgacaatttatttattttttaatttcataaacaattttaaaatttgacatgtttctttgtttaatatttattttaatattaaactatacATCTATATAATACTTATCAACCTCTAATCCGTGAAGTGTATAAACTTCACTCCATAAAgttaaagttatattattagtagataaataattttagaaattattaaaataattaccaaataTTAAGTTATGATTCACCTATCAAATAAGAGTCCTAGGAAAcggaaatttaattatttatcggaaGCCAAAAAAGTTGACTGTTTGACATATTCAACCTAGAtagattatataaattttggacaAACACGTCTACGTAGTTCTTTATAAATGCTCATATGAATTAGAAGCCTTTCTAATAGGATTTCCAGACTTGTATTGATTTACATTAGATTATTAGACTGAAACGATGGAAATGGGATCTTCAACACTGCTTTTTCTTTTAGCTCTTAGCCTTGTTTTCAACTTCTGTACCGCCCAGAACTCTAATAAATTGACGACTTCAAGTTGTTCAAACGGTAGAGGAAACTTCACCGCCGGCAGCACCTACGAGGTGAACCTCAACAACCTCCTCTCTTCATTCTCCTCAATCACTGCAAATGATTATGGTTTCTACAATCTGTCCGTCGGCCAAGATCCCGATACGGCTAACGCGATTGCGCTCTGTAGAGGAGATGTTCAGCCTGATGTTTGCCTTAGTTGTATCAATAACGCCACAAGTGAGATCACGAGTGAATGTCCCAATAGGAAGGAAGCAGCCATTTGGTATGACTTTTGTATGTTGCGTTATTCGAATCGTTCCATCGTTGGTGTCATGGACAGTAGCCTTGTTAGGGGCCTGCTGAATCCTTCTAATGTTACGGATGCGGACAGTTTCCGTGGAGCCTTGAACAATTTGTTGGTCGACCTGATGAATAAGGCCTCATCGGGTGATTCTCTTCGCAAGTTTGCTACAGGGAATGTAATAGATCCCGCGTTGCAACCAATATATGCGCTGGAGCAGTGCACCCCTGATTTATCCCAGGAAGATTGCACCACTTGCTTGGAGAGAGCTTTGCAGGAAATCCCTGTATGTTGTGGCGGAAAACGAGGAGGCCAAGTGATTTTGACTAGCTGTTTTGTGAGGTTTGAGATGGAACGTTTCTACGATGAACCAGCAGTTTCGCCTCCCCCCGCCGGTAATACATCTATATGCACATCCGTTCTACATATGCTTTTCTGCAGGAAATTAAACCAAGtgtttgctttgttttttttcagaTAGTAACACATCTCGAATTATAATCGCTGTAGTTGTTCCAACAGCCAGTGTTGTGATAATTATCATCTGTATCTACTTCGTTTTAAGAGCTAGGAAGACCAAGGAAAATGTTGAAAGTAAGATTAAACGTATTTCCAACTATTTAGATAAATGTTGACTGGTTCAACTTTTATCCACTAAATAATTACTTGCTCCTCCTATGGTAGCTTTGGACGCAGAAATTATCAACCCAGAGTCTTTACAATTTGATTTTGGCACCATTAGAACTGCAACAAATAACTTTAGTGATGACAATAAGCTTGGGCAAGGTGGCTTTGGGTCTGTTTACAAGGTAAAAGGAAATATTATACGTATGAAGAAAGCATCCGCAAGGAACATTGTTAGTGTTTGACATACTTGTGTATATACTTTGTTTGGATTTTTCAGGGTAGGCTTTCCTTTGGACAAGACATAGCTGTAAAAAGGTTATCCAGGGAATCTAAGCAAGGAGACTTAGAATTCAAGAATGAAGTCCTGTTGGTAGCCAAACTTCAACACCGGAACTTAGTCAGGCTGCTCGGTTTTAGCCTCGAAAGAACTGAAAGACTTCTTGTCTATGAGTTTGTACCTAATGCGAGCCTCGACCGGTTCATATTCGGTATTCCTGCATTTACACTTGAATTCACTTGacatattatttttggttagtGGAAAGCGCAATCTGATATCTTGCTGTTATATCTACAGATCCAAAAAGGAGGGAACAATTGAATTGGGAACAACGATACAAAATCATAGGAGGAATTGCTCGAGGACTCCTTTATCTTCACGAAGATTCTCGGCTTCGAATTATTCATCGCGATCTCAAAGCTAGTAATGTTTTGCTAGACGCAGATATGAATCCAAAAATCGCAGATTTTGGCATGGCAAGATTGTTTACTATGGATGAAACACAAGGCAATACAAGTAGAATTGTGGGAACCTAGTAAGTTCCTAAAGTAGTAACATTTCTCCATGATAAGATAAACTGTATATATACACACGGTTCTAACTAGTTCTTATTGTTGACTTATAGCGGTTATATGGCTCCAGAATACGCAATGCATGGACAATTCTCAGTCAAATCCGATGTATTTAGCTTCGGAGTATTGATTCTGGAAATTGTGACTGGTCgaagaaacaattgttttaacGATAGAGATAACATAGAAGATCTGTTAAGCTATGTAAGTATATATGAAATAGTTGTATATTGAAATAATGTTGGATTTGTTGATAATCTTAATAAAAATGGTTGCAGTCGTGGAAAAACTGGAGAGAAGGGACAACGGTGAATCTCATAGATCCAGCTTTGAAGGTTTCTTCGTCATCTGAAATAACGAGATGCATACACATTGGGTTACTTTGTGTTCAAGAAAACGTGGCGGACAGACCAACCATGGCGTCGGTTGTCATCATGTTGAATAGCAGCTCGCTGACACTTGCGATGCCCTCAGAGCCGGCATTTTTCATGCATAGCTCCACTCAATCAGATCTCTCATCCTCCTCGACATATAGTTCAAGGGTTACCGTTTCCATTACTAGTCATTCCAATGACGAAGTTTTCCCCTTAGCCAATGTTGGTGTTTGAACAAGTAAACTAAGGAGAATTGAAGCAAAGAACGAATGCAAAGAAAATTTGAACAAGAAGATGACTGAaaaatcacttgtatttctcaTTAAGATAATTGTTGAAAGGTGGCAACATTGCAGCAACATGCAAGAAACCATGCAACACAGCTGCAGCATGCAACTAACCAGGAACACAGCTGAAGCATGCTAATGTCCATGGTGTAATTCGACTGTAGAGCCTTTGCACAGTTGACTTTTTTGCTAGCTTATGttgtaatcatttttatttgatcAGCTAAGGTTTAATTGTGTGCTTAGCTGATTTGGTAGTCACTTAGGTTGTCGTTAAGCTGATGTAATAGCTTAGATACTTGCACAAGCaagctttgttttctttcaatgtaatttttgaaccacttatgtatttgtttttactcatttt
This genomic stretch from Gossypium raimondii isolate GPD5lz chromosome 6, ASM2569854v1, whole genome shotgun sequence harbors:
- the LOC128031999 gene encoding cysteine-rich receptor-like protein kinase 44 is translated as MEMGSSTLLFLLALSLVFNFCTAQNSNKLTTSSCSNGRGNFTAGSTYEVNLNNLLSSFSSITANDYGFYNLSVGQDPDTANAIALCRGDVQPDVCLSCINNATSEITSECPNRKEAAIWYDFCMLRYSNRSIVGVMDSSLVRGLLNPSNVTDADSFRGALNNLLVDLMNKASSGDSLRKFATGNVIDPALQPIYALEQCTPDLSQEDCTTCLERALQEIPVCCGGKRGGQVILTSCFVRFEMERFYDEPAVSPPPADSNTSRIIIAVVVPTASVVIIIICIYFVLRARKTKENVETLDAEIINPESLQFDFGTIRTATNNFSDDNKLGQGGFGSVYKGRLSFGQDIAVKRLSRESKQGDLEFKNEVLLVAKLQHRNLVRLLGFSLERTERLLVYEFVPNASLDRFIFDPKRREQLNWEQRYKIIGGIARGLLYLHEDSRLRIIHRDLKASNVLLDADMNPKIADFGMARLFTMDETQGNTSRIVGTYGYMAPEYAMHGQFSVKSDVFSFGVLILEIVTGRRNNCFNDRDNIEDLLSYSWKNWREGTTVNLIDPALKVSSSSEITRCIHIGLLCVQENVADRPTMASVVIMLNSSSLTLAMPSEPAFFMHSSTQSDLSSSSTYSSRVTVSITSHSNDEVFPLANVGV